One Procambarus clarkii isolate CNS0578487 chromosome 15, FALCON_Pclarkii_2.0, whole genome shotgun sequence DNA segment encodes these proteins:
- the LOC138364853 gene encoding myb-like protein V translates to MHYEREHGTCSPQRGFASSSLSKWFHSSLSKWVHSSLSKWFHSSLSKWFHSSLTKWVHSSLSKWCHSSPSKWFPSSLSKWFHSSLSKQFVTSLSKWLLSSNHFEVNKSGASRLENEAAFRRTNFASSSPGNHKESIASSPGNHKESIASPPGNHKESIASPPGNHKESIASSPGNHKESIASPPGNHKESIASPPGNHKESIASPPGNHKESIASPPGNHKESIASSPGNHKESIASSPGNHKESIASSPGNHKESIASSPGNHKESIASPPGNHKESIASPPGNHKESIASPPGNHKESIASPPGNHKESIASPPGNHKESIASPLETTKKASQVPLETTKKASQVPLETTKKASQVPLETTKKASQVPLETTKKASQVPLETTKKASQVPLETTKKTSQVPLETTKKASQVPLETTKKASQVPLETTKKASQVPLETTKKASQVPLETTKKASQVPLETTKKASQVPLETTKKASQVPLETTKKTSQVPLETTKKASQVPLETTKKASQVPLETTKKASQVPLETTKKASQVPLETTKKASQVMHRGAQTHGVFFLGGSHKYIEPTDRKEMADDDRDISLREG, encoded by the exons ATGCATTACGAACGAGAACACGGAACGTGTTCTCCTCAACGAGGTTTCGCCAGCAG TTCACTTTCCAAGTGGTTCCATAGTTCACTTTCTAAGTGGGTCCATAGTTCACTTTCCAAGTGGTTCCATAGTTCACTTTCCAAGTGGTTCCATAGTTCACTTACTAAGTGGGTCCATAGTTCACTTTCCAAGTGGTGCCATAGTTCACCTTCCAAGTGGTTCCCTAGTTCACTTTCCAAGTGGTTCCACAGTTCACTTTCCAAGCAGTTCGTCACTTCTCTTTCTAAGTGGTTGCTCTCTTCAAACCACTTCGAAGTGAACAAAAGTGGTGCGTCACGCTTAGAAAAC GAAGCAGCATTCAGACGCACCAACTTTGCCTCCAGTTCCCCTGGAAACCACAAAGAAAGCATCGCAAGTTCCCCTGGAAACCACAAAGAAAGCATCGCAAGTCCCCCTGGAAACCACAAAGAAAGCATCGCAAGTCCCCCTGGAAACCACAAAGAAAGCATCGCAAGTTCCCCTGGAAACCACAAAGAAAGCATCGCAAGTCCCCCTGGAAACCACAAAGAAAGCATCGCAAGTCCCCCTGGAAACCACAAAGAAAGCATCGCAAGTCCCCCTGGAAACCACAAAGAAAGCATCGCAAGTCCCCCTGGAAACCACAAAGAAAGCATCGCAAGTTCCCCTGGAAACCACAAAGAAAGCATCGCAAGTTCCCCTGGAAACCACAAAGAAAGCATCGCAAGTTCCCCTGGAAATCACAAAGAAAGCATCGCAAGTTCCCCTGGAAACCACAAAGAAAGCATCGCAAGTCCCCCTGGAAACCACAAAGAAAGCATCGCAAGTCCCCCTGGAAACCACAAAGAAAGCATCGCAAGTCCCCCTGGAAACCACAAAGAAAGCATCGCAAGTCCCCCTGGAAACCACAAAGAAAGCATCGCAAGTCCCCCTGGAAACCACAAAGAAAGCATCGCAAGTCCCCTGGAAACCACAAAGAAAGCATCGCAAGTCCCCCTGGAAACCACAAAGAAAGCATCGCAAGTCCCCCTGGAAACCACAAAGAAAGCATCGCAAGTCCCCCTGGAAACCACAAAGAAAGCATCGCAAGTCCCCCTGGAAACCACAAAGAAAGCATCGCAAGTCCCCCTGGAAACCACAAAGAAAGCATCACAAGTTCCCCTGGAAACCACAAAGAAAACATCGCAAGTCCCCCTGGAAACCACAAAGAAAGCATCGCAAGTCCCCCTGGAAACCACAAAGAAAGCATCACAAGTTCCCCTGGAAACCACAAAGAAAGCATCGCAAGTCCCCCTGGAAACCACAAAGAAAGCATCGCAAGTCCCCCTGGAAACCACAAAGAAAGCATCGCAAGTCCCCCTGGAAACCACAAAGAAAGCATCGCAAGTCCCCCTGGAAACCACAAAGAAAGCATCACAAGTTCCCCTGGAAACCACAAAGAAAACATCGCAAGTCCCCCTGGAAACCACAAAGAAAGCATCGCAAGTCCCCCTGGAAACCACAAAGAAAGCATCACAAGTTCCCCTGGAAACCACAAAGAAAGCATCGCAAGTCCCCCTGGAAACCACAAAGAAAGCATCGCAAGTCCCCCTGGAAACCACAAAGAAAGCATCGCAAGTTATGCATCGCGGTGCTCAAACTCACGGAGTGTTTTTCTTAGGCGGGAGTCAT AAATATATCGAACCAACAGACCGCAAGGAAATGGCAGATGACGATAGAGATATATCACTGAGGGAAGGATGA